The window ATTAAATTGTGTAATGCATACCACTTGCTGGTCATTTAACTTATTGACACGGTCCTTAAAAAATTCGTTTTGCGTATGATGGCCAAAAATAGCTTTCATAAGCCCTTTACCATGAATTTTTTTATGTTGTGCGTCCAATCGTTCATATTCACGCATATATTCACTATGCATATTTCGATATTCACGTAATAATTGCTGATAGCTGATTGCCTTTTCGGTAAAACTATCCACAATTTCATCTTGTAAATAATCATTTTGCGAGATAGTTTGTAATAGTTGATAAAGCGTTTGAACTTTTTTAAATACATTTGCAACCTGTTCATACTCTTGTTCATATTCTTGGACAATTGCTAAATCGCGTTGGTAACGTGAAAACTCAAATTGTGTATCGCCAGCATATTTTTCGATATTTTCAACAGCAGATTGGAATGGATCACGTTGTGGAATAACTGTCAGTTCGAAGCGGAATCGCTCTAGCCATTGCAAGAAGCGAATTAAAATGGCGTACGTTTTCTTATCACTATTCGCAGCAACACGATGAATTTGTGCAATCAGATTATCATACTGGCTCTTACGCCATAGCTCTTCACTATCAGTTTGTTGTGCTTCAAGGGCATTCGTTGCAGAAATAGCGACGAAATCACTCATTAATTGTCCGATGCGTTCTTTTTCATCCCTCATAAACGCCTCTGGATCATCATTTGTGTCAATGCCGTTAATCACGCAAAGAGGTTCAACACCTTTATTTTTTAACGTTTCGATTAATAAAATTTCTGCATTAATTGCCTTTGAACCAGAACGTAATACCCAAAATATTTCGTCGACACGGTTGATCAGTGACTCGGAGAAATAAGCCATTTCTCCTCCTCCTGCTTCTAGTGAAACAGAATCAATAATTGTGACCGATTTCAACAAATCATTCTTCAGATATACCTCTAAATAATCTAAATGTTCACGTAAAATTTGTGATGCAAATGTATCGCCG of the Lysinibacillus fusiformis genome contains:
- a CDS encoding P-loop NTPase family protein, whose protein sequence is MTNRDNIPLEYTASANNILPQLVDRLRQLYGIIAQNTYVKDTAKHLNRIIQDANNQTMILIVGKERVGKTTLVNGLLGRSVLSVNDKNPTGVNTFLRYGEHEEVKAYFLDGVVAVFDMSKLELLTTGDTFASQILREHLDYLEVYLKNDLLKSVTIIDSVSLEAGGGEMAYFSESLINRVDEIFWVLRSGSKAINAEILLIETLKNKGVEPLCVINGIDTNDDPEAFMRDEKERIGQLMSDFVAISATNALEAQQTDSEELWRKSQYDNLIAQIHRVAANSDKKTYAILIRFLQWLERFRFELTVIPQRDPFQSAVENIEKYAGDTQFEFSRYQRDLAIVQEYEQEYEQVANVFKKVQTLYQLLQTISQNDYLQDEIVDSFTEKAISYQQLLREYRNMHSEYMREYERLDAQHKKIHGKGLMKAIFGHHTQNEFFKDRVNKLNDQQVVCITQFNKVQEAEASMLQAVYSVQNYLMDLTKKRLARIEQKVQELNQQRAKEKRQLKLYAEKLNEFSCLIEAQGYIKEVIQPFLMDDKLPLRAKDQEMLKETINNIMTIDLSRNGLLARSQMNNKMENKAIPFDVTEKYFLHTLALSETDVISNDIPEIPQKLNIQYNNE